Proteins from a genomic interval of Diospyros lotus cultivar Yz01 chromosome 6, ASM1463336v1, whole genome shotgun sequence:
- the LOC127803116 gene encoding histone H1, with the protein MMAATGEVEIPTVEKPVEEVPATEESQQVEKPIEEKKPRVRKEKKARAPKTASHPPYFQMIKEALLSLNEKSGSSPYAIAKYMDDKHKAVLPANFRKMLGLQLKNSAAKGKLIKIKASYKLSEAVKGTGKAKAAAENKPKPKAKSTAPKAGPPKTRGTKRRSMTEKKKAAPKKARKRTPAKPKQPKSIKSPVAKKAKKAAA; encoded by the exons ATGATGGCAGCCACCGGAGAAGTTGAAATCCCCACCGTCGAGAAGCCAGTGGAGGAGGTTCCGGCGACGGAGGAGTCGCAGCAGGTGGAGAAACCTATTGAGGAGAAGAAGCCAAGAGttaggaaggagaagaaggccAGAGCGCCAAAAACGGCTTCTCATCCTCCATATTTTCAG ATGATCAAGGAGGCTCTGTTGTCGCTGAACGAGAAGAGCGGTTCGAGCCCGTACGCGATCGCCAAGTACATGGACGATAAGCACAAGGCTGTGCTCCCTGCGAATTTCAGGAAAATGTTAGGTCTTCAGTTGAAGAACTCCGCCGCGAAGGGGAAGCTTATCAAGATCAAGGCCTCGTACAAGCTATCTGAAGCAGTTAAGGGCACAGGAAAGGCCAAGGCGGCAGCCGAGAATAAGCCTAAGCCTAAGGCTAAGTCCACCGCCCCGAAAGCCGGTCCTCCGAAGACAAGAGGAACTAAGAGGAGGTCGATgacggagaagaagaaggctgCGCCGAAGAAGGCGAGGAAACGGACGCCAGCAAAACCGAAACAGCCCAAGTCCATCAAGTCCCCTGTTGCCAAGAAAGCCAAGAAGGCTGCAGCCTAA